The following is a genomic window from Verrucosispora sp. WMMD573.
ACTGCACCGGGTAGAACAGCAGCGACTTGTTCTTTTCGAACACCGGCTTGACGGCCTTGCGGCTGGCCGAGGTCCAGCAGCCGAAGACGGCCGCCACGCGGTCCTCCCGGATCAGTTTCTCGGCCTTCTCGGCGAAGGTCGGCCAGTCCGAGGCGCCGTCCTCGCCGACGGGTTCGATTTTCTTGTCGAGCACGCCCCCGGCGGCGTTGATCTCCTCGATCGCCAGCATGATCGCGTCTCGGACGGTGACCTCGCTGATGGCCATCGTGCCGGATAGGGAGTTGAGCAGGCCCACCTTGACGGTGTCGCCGGAGACGTCGGCGGCGACGCCCGCAGCGGTGTTTCCGTCGGTGGTCTTGCTGCCGCACGCGGCCAGCGCGGCCGCGGCGACCAGGGTCATGGCACCCGCCAGGATGCGGCGTCCCCGGATCAGTGTCATCAATTCTCCCTGCGTCGCGCGTGTGACGTCAGTCAGTGCCCGGGAACGATCGTCGGCCCCGAGTCGAAGTGCGGATCTGTCTAACTGCGGTGCGGTCCGTCGGAACATTGGCGCTGCCCGGTGCGGCGGGTGGACACCGACCCGGGCGGCGATTCGGATATCGGGCAGGGAAAGCTTCGATCCGTTTCATTGCACGGATGTTTCCCAGTCCTCAATAGAGTGTTTCCGCTGGCCCGACCACTTCGACGAGGGCACGAAAAATGCCGGCGCATCGCCGATGCAGAATCGACGGAATGACACCGGCACACGATTTTTCAGCCGCATTCGGCTGCACTTTCCGTCCATCGCCGGACGGGTGGTGATATCCGACGCTACGGTCGGATGCTTCACGTAGGAAGTATCTTGGCCGCCGGCCGGCGGACCTGTCAAGGCACGGTCCGGTCACACCCGGCGGAGATCACAGTTCAGTCAGGACGGTGAAGTCGAGGCCGTCGGCCTCGGCCAGGTAGATCCGCTGACGGACGTGCCGGCGGCGCAGCCGCAACTCTCCGCGCGGCCCGTCGTACGACACCACGTCGGCGGAGGCCTCCACCGCCCGTACGTCCAGCGTGCCGGCCTTGGCGATCAACGCGGCCAGCAACATCACACCCTCGTAGCAGGACTCCCCCAGGCTGCCCAGCGGTGGCGCCTCCAGGCCGAAGCGCCGACCGAAGCTGCCGTGGAAGTCGAGATTCTCCTGGGTCACCAGGCCGGCGAAGAAACCCGCCGTGCTGAACAGCCCCCGGGTGTTGGCGGCACCGCTGGCGAGCAGCATGTTCTCGTCCATCAGGGTGCTCAGGCGCAGACAACGCTGGTCCAGACCGGCTCGGGCGAACGCCCGGTTGAACCGGACCGCGTCGGCCCCCACGAGCATCATGAGCACCGCGTCGGCGTCGCTGCGTTCGATGCGCCGCAGCACCTCGGCGTAGTCGTGGGTCTCCAACGGCAGGAAGTGCTGGCCGACCACGCGTCCGCCGCTGCGCAGCGCGTACCGGTGTGCCGCCCGGGTCGTCCGGCGCGGCCAGACGTAGTCGTTGCCGACCACGAACCAGCGCCGCACCCCGAGATCCCCGGCGAGCACCCGCATCGCCGGCCACAGCTGCGCGTCCGGCGTCTCGCTGGTCAGGAAAACACCCTCGGTACGCTCGCCACCCTCGTACAGGGCGGTGTAGACGTACGGCACCCGGTGCGCGATGCGCGGCGCCACCGCCTGACGCACGGAGGAGATGTGCCAGCCGGTGACGCCCTGCACCGCGCCCACCGACACCAGCGCCTCCACCTCGGCGGCCACCTCGGCCGGCGGTGCCCCGCCGTCGACCGGCACCAGCCGCAACTCCCGGCCGAGCACGCCGCCACGCCGGTTGAGTTCCTCGACCGCGAGCTGCGCACAGAGTTCACAGCTCGGGCCGAACATGCCCGCCGGCCCACGCATCGGATACACCAACGCGATACTGACCACACCGCGATCGACGGTCAGCCAGGACGCCCCGGCGGAGATGCTCTCCCCCGCCTGCGGGCGCCCGGACCCCGGTGCCGGCGCGGACATGAACACATGGTGGCCGCCGCCGCTGGTGAAGACCAGCCCTCCCCAGTCACCGGGACATCTCGCTACGATGACACCGCAACCGCGAGGCGGGAGTGCCATGTCAGACCTTCCCGGTTCCGCAGCCGACCTGCTACCCCTGCTCACCCGCGCCGAGCGGCTGCTCTCGCGCCGGGTCGGCGGGGTGCTCGCCGCCGAGTCGCTCACCATCGAGGCGTGGCGGGTCCTCTGCCTGCTCGCCGACGGTCTCGGTCATCCGATGAGCGAGGTCGCCGCCGAGGCGTCGCTGCCACCCGGCACGCTGACCAAGCTTGTCGACCAACTCGTCGACCGTAACCTCGTCTTCCGCCGCGTCGATCCGATCGACCGCCGTCGCATCCGCGCCTACCTGACCGCACGGGGCCGCCGCGAGCACGAGCGGGTGGACGCCGAGATCCGCGCCCACCTCGCCGGCCTCGACGCGACCGACGACACCACCCTCGCCGTCCTACTGGACGCCCTCATCACCCGCCTCGACACCAGCCACCGCACCCCCACCCCCGCCTGACCTGCCCCCGCCCAGCGCCGAGGACGCCCCACACCCCGAACGCCGCGATCTTGCACTTTCGGTCGCCGATAAGCACTATTTGCGGCTTACAACCCGACCAAAAGTGCAAGATCGCCGAACGTGGGGGTGGGGAATGGGTCAGCCGCCGTTGACGGGGCGGAAGTGGGGGACGGTGTGGCGGGCGCGGGGGGTGGGGCTTGTGGTGCGGGCGACGGCGTCGAACATGGTCCGGCCCAGGACCGCGTGTGCGCGTACGGCCGGGTGGGTGCCGCCGTAGTTGTCCAGGTCGCCGAGGGAGTCGGCGAAGAAGGCGTACGTCAGGGTGGGTGCGCCCGTCGCGTCGAACATGATGCCGGCCTCGTGCCGGGCGGCACCCGAGGCATCGAAGTCGGCGCCGTACTTGGTGGCGACCCGGCTGCGTTCCGCCGAGGACATGTCGCGGCGGATGCCGTCGTGGTAGCCGTTGATCCACCGCAGGATGCCGAGCAGGAAGTCACTCGACCGGGCCGACAGCAGGGTTTTGTTGGCCAGCCGCCACAGCAGGTCGTGGGTCTCGCGCGGAGTGGTCACACCGAGGAAGAACCGGTTCGGGTTGGCCACCGGCTCGACCCGGGTGTGCGTGAATCCCTTGGCCGCCAGGATCTCGTTGATCTCCAGTGCCGGCACCACCCGGCCGCACATCCGTACCGCCGTGTTGTCGCTGACGAGCAGCATCGCGGTGAGGAAGTTCGCCACGGTGACCTCGTCGCCCCAGACCGTCTGCAGGAAGTAGATCCCGCTGCCGCCGAGGATGATGTCGGCGGTGAGGTCGAGCCGCTGGTCCAGCCGCAGCTCGCCCCGGTCGATCTTGTCCATGACCGCCACCGCGACCGCCAGCTTCTGCACGCTGTACCCGTGCGTCACCCGGTCCGCGTCGTCGGCGATCACGGTCCGGAGGGTCCCGTTGGCGTCGAGCATCGCGACGTGCGAGCGCCACACCCCACCGGCGCGGGCCTTCTGCTGCCGGTACGTCCGGCGAATCACCTCTCGCGGCGGCACCCTGTCGATGCCCGCCGTGGTGCCGTCAGCCGGCGCGGCCACCGCACCGGACG
Proteins encoded in this region:
- a CDS encoding MarR family transcriptional regulator, with protein sequence MSDLPGSAADLLPLLTRAERLLSRRVGGVLAAESLTIEAWRVLCLLADGLGHPMSEVAAEASLPPGTLTKLVDQLVDRNLVFRRVDPIDRRRIRAYLTARGRREHERVDAEIRAHLAGLDATDDTTLAVLLDALITRLDTSHRTPTPA
- a CDS encoding substrate-binding domain-containing protein codes for the protein MSAPAPGSGRPQAGESISAGASWLTVDRGVVSIALVYPMRGPAGMFGPSCELCAQLAVEELNRRGGVLGRELRLVPVDGGAPPAEVAAEVEALVSVGAVQGVTGWHISSVRQAVAPRIAHRVPYVYTALYEGGERTEGVFLTSETPDAQLWPAMRVLAGDLGVRRWFVVGNDYVWPRRTTRAAHRYALRSGGRVVGQHFLPLETHDYAEVLRRIERSDADAVLMMLVGADAVRFNRAFARAGLDQRCLRLSTLMDENMLLASGAANTRGLFSTAGFFAGLVTQENLDFHGSFGRRFGLEAPPLGSLGESCYEGVMLLAALIAKAGTLDVRAVEASADVVSYDGPRGELRLRRRHVRQRIYLAEADGLDFTVLTEL
- a CDS encoding serine hydrolase — protein: MIKRVSRRAAIGFGAAAVTLAATPSGAVAAPADGTTAGIDRVPPREVIRRTYRQQKARAGGVWRSHVAMLDANGTLRTVIADDADRVTHGYSVQKLAVAVAVMDKIDRGELRLDQRLDLTADIILGGSGIYFLQTVWGDEVTVANFLTAMLLVSDNTAVRMCGRVVPALEINEILAAKGFTHTRVEPVANPNRFFLGVTTPRETHDLLWRLANKTLLSARSSDFLLGILRWINGYHDGIRRDMSSAERSRVATKYGADFDASGAARHEAGIMFDATGAPTLTYAFFADSLGDLDNYGGTHPAVRAHAVLGRTMFDAVARTTSPTPRARHTVPHFRPVNGG